One Candidatus Schekmanbacteria bacterium DNA segment encodes these proteins:
- a CDS encoding metal-sensitive transcriptional regulator: protein MLDDVSKEKALSRLKKIEGQIRGISRMVDDKQYCIDILTQISAASAALSNVAKLILKEHVETCVTDALRSGKEKRKIDELMDVIFKFKNTT from the coding sequence ATGTTAGACGATGTATCAAAAGAAAAGGCGTTGTCGCGGCTTAAGAAAATCGAAGGACAGATAAGAGGGATAAGCCGCATGGTTGATGACAAGCAGTACTGCATAGACATTCTTACGCAGATTTCGGCAGCAAGTGCCGCGCTTTCCAATGTGGCAAAACTTATATTGAAAGAACATGTTGAAACCTGCGTCACAGATGCTTTGAGAAGCGGCAAGGAAAAAAGAAAAATAGATGAACTCATGGACGTTATTTTCAAGTTCAAGAATACAACCTGA
- a CDS encoding heavy-metal-associated domain-containing protein produces MAEAKLTVDGMSCQMCVKHVKKAIEEFKSARNVNVDLDKKEATFAFDPSIDNLTAIIGAITEAGYEAAQK; encoded by the coding sequence ATGGCTGAAGCAAAACTTACAGTTGATGGTATGTCGTGTCAGATGTGCGTAAAGCATGTAAAAAAGGCTATCGAGGAATTCAAGAGCGCAAGGAACGTCAATGTTGACCTTGACAAGAAGGAAGCTACATTTGCATTTGATCCTTCAATTGACAATTTAACTGCAATAATAGGCGCCATAACTGAAGCTGGTTACGAAGCGGCACAGAAGTAA
- a CDS encoding heavy metal translocating P-type ATPase — translation MEKRTEIPVFGMTCNHCVRAVTKALKKLDGVGELEVSLEKQLATVSFDDTKVSEGTLKDAIVKEGYFLDADKAALAAAAEASPAPIEAEKPALKTITSNFKITGMSCVNCARTIEKGLSKVEEIKEAVVNFPMESLKVEHLEALTSQAIALKVKDLGYGAIQADGNGAGKLSFTIEGMSCVNCSKTIEKVLGKAEGIKSVSVNFSIEQGTVEYDNSIITAEGIYELVKQAGYKAVPREDDGDKEKIAHKEKRSFLLTVFLTIPIALLVHLPQFGVNFHPFGTYQDYAVFGLATIIQIIGGFPFYRGAYYSLKNKSTNMDVLVSLGITAAYFYSTFMLFFGSSMEGMAASSGAGIDTSALNANDSMDMSSLNMEGVPQAAGHMMHHLMFEVAPELLSFILLGKLMEARAKGKAGQALKKLLELQADKARLIVDGVEKEVPASQISVGDIVLVKPGEKIPVDGEIIEGSASIDEAMISGESIPVEKKPGDSVTGATINKSGLLKIRTMRIGKDTVLSQIIKMVQEAQADKAPIQRFADTVSNYFVPAVVSIALISFAVWFFMIGETFLFAFTIMISVLVIACPCALGLATPTAIMVGSGIGLNRGILFKKASVLENISRLNIVLFDKTGTITKGEPKVVGTSFAPGITDNEALMIAASAEASSTHPLAEAVVDYAKEKGITLSATDNFHEESGMGITCTISGSRVIVGKRALLEKNGTDMSGIKSAAERLESEGNTLVFAAKDGKAIGVFGIADVIKDNAPQAIKRLHALGIKTCMISGDNKKIASIVAGKVGIDTFEAEVLPQDKINAVRKYQDQGLKVGMVGDGINDAPALAQANIGIAIGSGTDVAKETGDVVLVKNDLLDVDRAIQLGRKTLTKIKQNFFWALFYNAIGIPIAAGVFYPFTLPPQWCALAMAFSSVSVVSNSLLLLRFSKKL, via the coding sequence ATGGAGAAAAGAACGGAAATACCTGTATTTGGAATGACCTGCAACCACTGCGTGCGCGCCGTAACAAAAGCGCTTAAGAAGCTCGACGGTGTCGGAGAATTAGAGGTATCCCTTGAAAAACAGCTTGCAACTGTGTCCTTTGACGACACTAAAGTCAGCGAAGGCACCTTAAAAGATGCCATAGTAAAAGAGGGGTATTTTTTAGATGCAGACAAGGCTGCTCTTGCGGCAGCTGCGGAGGCTTCTCCTGCACCTATAGAAGCAGAAAAACCTGCTTTAAAAACTATAACGTCGAACTTCAAAATAACCGGCATGTCATGTGTAAACTGTGCAAGGACAATTGAAAAGGGACTTTCCAAAGTTGAAGAGATAAAAGAAGCGGTAGTTAATTTTCCCATGGAATCTCTTAAGGTCGAGCATCTTGAAGCTTTAACATCTCAAGCAATTGCTTTAAAGGTTAAAGACCTGGGCTACGGAGCTATCCAGGCTGATGGAAACGGAGCAGGGAAGCTCAGCTTCACCATAGAAGGAATGAGCTGTGTTAACTGCTCAAAGACCATAGAAAAAGTTTTAGGGAAAGCAGAGGGGATAAAAAGCGTATCTGTAAATTTTTCAATCGAGCAGGGGACAGTGGAATATGACAACTCCATAATCACTGCCGAAGGGATTTATGAGCTTGTAAAACAGGCAGGCTACAAGGCAGTCCCAAGGGAAGATGATGGAGATAAAGAAAAGATCGCCCACAAGGAAAAAAGATCCTTTCTCCTTACTGTCTTCTTAACCATTCCCATAGCCCTGCTGGTACATCTTCCCCAGTTCGGAGTAAATTTTCATCCTTTTGGAACATATCAGGACTATGCTGTTTTCGGGCTTGCAACCATTATCCAGATAATCGGAGGCTTTCCATTTTACAGGGGCGCTTATTATTCGCTTAAAAACAAATCAACAAACATGGATGTCCTCGTATCTCTGGGAATTACAGCCGCATATTTTTACAGCACATTCATGCTCTTTTTCGGAAGCAGCATGGAAGGCATGGCGGCGTCTTCCGGAGCAGGCATTGACACTTCAGCCCTGAATGCAAATGACTCGATGGATATGAGCTCATTAAACATGGAAGGTGTTCCGCAGGCAGCCGGGCATATGATGCATCACCTGATGTTTGAAGTTGCTCCGGAGCTTTTAAGCTTTATTTTGCTTGGCAAACTGATGGAAGCACGCGCCAAAGGTAAAGCAGGACAGGCGCTCAAAAAACTCCTTGAACTCCAGGCTGACAAGGCAAGGCTCATCGTTGACGGAGTTGAAAAGGAAGTGCCGGCATCACAGATTTCAGTGGGCGATATCGTGCTGGTAAAGCCCGGAGAGAAAATACCTGTAGATGGAGAAATAATAGAAGGAAGCGCAAGCATTGACGAAGCTATGATATCCGGAGAATCCATTCCGGTTGAAAAGAAGCCGGGCGACAGTGTGACAGGCGCAACTATAAACAAGTCAGGTCTTTTAAAAATAAGGACCATGCGGATAGGAAAAGACACTGTGCTCTCTCAGATCATAAAGATGGTGCAGGAAGCGCAGGCTGACAAAGCACCAATACAGCGTTTTGCCGACACTGTTTCCAATTATTTTGTTCCCGCAGTTGTTTCGATCGCCCTTATAAGTTTTGCAGTATGGTTTTTCATGATAGGGGAGACATTCCTTTTTGCATTTACAATAATGATATCAGTCCTCGTTATAGCCTGTCCATGCGCACTTGGCCTTGCAACTCCCACTGCCATAATGGTTGGGAGCGGCATAGGATTGAACAGGGGAATCCTGTTTAAGAAAGCGAGCGTACTAGAAAACATATCAAGACTCAATATTGTGCTCTTTGATAAAACCGGGACAATCACAAAAGGCGAGCCCAAAGTTGTTGGTACTTCGTTTGCACCGGGTATCACGGACAACGAAGCATTAATGATAGCAGCAAGCGCTGAAGCGTCATCCACTCATCCTCTTGCTGAGGCTGTTGTAGATTACGCAAAAGAAAAAGGGATTACCCTCTCCGCTACAGACAACTTCCATGAAGAGAGCGGCATGGGGATAACATGCACAATTTCAGGAAGCCGGGTTATTGTCGGAAAAAGAGCCCTCCTTGAGAAAAATGGAACTGATATGTCGGGAATCAAAAGCGCAGCGGAACGGCTTGAATCAGAAGGCAACACGCTGGTCTTTGCGGCAAAGGATGGAAAGGCAATAGGCGTATTCGGGATTGCTGACGTAATAAAAGACAATGCGCCTCAGGCAATAAAGAGGCTTCATGCTCTGGGAATAAAAACATGCATGATTTCCGGAGACAATAAAAAAATTGCCTCGATTGTAGCAGGAAAAGTAGGGATAGACACATTTGAGGCTGAAGTCCTGCCTCAGGATAAAATAAATGCCGTAAGAAAATATCAGGATCAGGGGCTCAAGGTTGGAATGGTAGGGGACGGCATCAATGATGCACCTGCCCTTGCACAGGCAAACATAGGGATAGCCATTGGCTCGGGTACTGATGTGGCAAAAGAAACAGGTGATGTCGTTCTTGTTAAAAACGACCTGCTAGATGTGGACCGCGCAATACAGCTTGGAAGAAAAACACTCACCAAGATAAAACAGAATTTTTTCTGGGCACTTTTTTATAATGCAATAGGAATACCTATAGCTGCCGGGGTGTTTTATCCGTTTACTCTGCCGCCCCAGTGGTGTGCGCTTGCAATGGCATTCTCATCGGTATCGGTGGTGAGCAATTCGCTGCTACTACTAAGGTTTTCTAAGAAGTTATAA
- the gspN gene encoding type II secretion system protein GspN translates to MNILSDIKKNFLRVFLYTLYGISCFIVFLLIKFPFDKVVDNAISGIEADYQYKITKQKSGYTFPIGVSFSEVEIQNTAVDSKPYQLEKLKITLPLSSIFFLKKEVNFSADGFEGKLDGSIRLDTDRISLKVDTSKEVEISKLLSGNDKKKMRLKGPAKFNFNIVMQKDSARTVSGNGQIEIAGGQLENISPFLKSLKLDKAGFVFEATRGRGNVKNFIIEGSGVKINGGGTFKVGESLDKTNIKMKLFGEYDTSHEVGKAISLMGIKGKKNVPVELSGPISNLSIKVEGITLSGEKS, encoded by the coding sequence ATGAATATACTAAGTGACATAAAGAAGAATTTTTTGAGAGTATTTCTTTACACTCTCTACGGGATAAGCTGCTTTATTGTTTTTCTGCTTATCAAGTTTCCTTTTGACAAGGTTGTAGATAATGCTATTTCTGGTATAGAGGCCGATTACCAGTATAAAATTACAAAACAGAAATCAGGTTATACTTTTCCGATTGGAGTAAGTTTCTCCGAAGTAGAGATACAAAATACGGCGGTTGATTCTAAACCATATCAGCTTGAGAAGCTTAAAATTACGCTTCCTTTATCCTCTATATTTTTCCTTAAAAAAGAGGTTAACTTCAGTGCAGATGGTTTTGAAGGCAAGCTGGATGGAAGTATCCGCCTGGATACAGACCGCATAAGTTTAAAAGTTGACACCTCTAAAGAAGTTGAAATCAGCAAGCTGCTGTCCGGAAACGATAAAAAGAAGATGAGGCTTAAGGGGCCTGCAAAGTTCAACTTTAACATTGTCATGCAGAAGGACAGCGCAAGAACGGTTTCCGGTAACGGCCAGATTGAGATTGCCGGTGGACAGCTGGAAAATATTTCACCTTTTCTAAAAAGTCTCAAGCTTGATAAAGCAGGCTTTGTTTTTGAAGCTACAAGAGGCAGAGGCAATGTGAAGAATTTTATTATTGAGGGAAGCGGAGTAAAAATAAACGGCGGCGGAACATTTAAGGTAGGAGAGTCGCTGGATAAAACAAATATCAAGATGAAACTCTTTGGTGAATACGATACCTCTCATGAAGTAGGAAAAGCCATATCTTTAATGGGAATCAAGGGGAAGAAAAATGTCCCTGTAGAATTGAGCGGACCTATTTCGAATCTAAGCATCAAAGTCGAAGGAATAACCCTTAGCGGCGAAAAGTCCTGA
- a CDS encoding tetratricopeptide repeat protein, whose amino-acid sequence MNKEKRQTLLLILAPVLIVFFIYSGTLHFPFNYDDADVIQNNYKIKNISDFTSIVSSNPQRALLNYSFAVNYYFGKLNTYGYHIVNIALHLLNGIILFFLVKRLTKGPAKDPECVLTALLASSLFVSHPVNVESVTYISSRSGLLCAFFYLLALLFFLKADNKPKGRSDFSFRMFSLIFFIMSCFSKENGITLPLILLAIEYINESINPNGCRDEVKYGFRDWIKKRYFPFHFAYWIAAVIIFFLRIFIFGTAGNQDFSRPIHVQLLTQVCSFVYGMKLLFLPFNLTVDHYLPFADSFFNLRVIGSAAVIVLVILFGFFARRRAPIIFFSLLWILLTQLPTLVFPVQDVLAERWLYLPVMGFALLLSSSAGFCSINKRQKIKRSFILIIAMILFLYSALAKKATLSWENPISLWTNALKKSPINHPSVKALYGIGSVYQKSGFYAKAIEQYQSALKFEPGYMKIYLNLAESYMMTGEKKKSLEILDMLLSQDGSDSYALYLKGLLYHMDGDYENAEKNYKAALRINPGLLSAKSNLGAVYIGLGRLDEAMDETRAVIKTDPDDVEAHNNLGTIYQKKGDTAQALREFNLALKINPSYVPAYINLGLVYISTGEKEKAAAELKKAIAIDPGNKNAIALIKQIEKER is encoded by the coding sequence ATGAATAAAGAAAAACGGCAAACCCTTCTTTTAATTCTTGCTCCCGTACTCATTGTATTTTTTATTTACAGCGGGACATTGCATTTTCCATTTAATTATGATGATGCAGATGTCATTCAGAATAACTATAAAATAAAAAATATTTCTGATTTCACGTCCATAGTTTCATCAAACCCCCAGAGGGCCCTGCTTAATTATTCATTTGCCGTAAATTACTATTTTGGAAAACTTAACACTTACGGGTATCATATTGTTAACATTGCATTGCACTTGCTGAATGGGATAATTCTTTTTTTCCTGGTCAAGCGCCTGACTAAAGGTCCTGCTAAAGATCCTGAATGTGTGTTGACTGCACTGCTTGCCTCAAGCCTTTTTGTTTCTCATCCGGTTAATGTTGAGTCTGTAACTTATATTTCAAGCCGGTCCGGATTGCTTTGCGCTTTTTTCTACCTTCTGGCTCTTCTCTTTTTTCTGAAAGCTGACAATAAACCAAAAGGTCGTTCGGATTTTTCATTCAGAATGTTTTCTCTCATTTTTTTTATTATGTCCTGTTTTAGCAAGGAAAACGGAATTACACTCCCGCTAATTCTCCTTGCCATTGAATATATAAATGAATCTATAAATCCCAACGGATGCAGGGACGAGGTAAAATACGGCTTCAGAGATTGGATAAAAAAAAGATATTTCCCCTTCCATTTTGCCTATTGGATCGCAGCAGTCATTATTTTCTTTTTGAGGATTTTTATTTTTGGAACCGCAGGGAACCAAGATTTTTCCAGACCGATTCATGTGCAGTTATTAACGCAGGTCTGCTCTTTTGTTTATGGGATGAAGCTTCTTTTTCTTCCTTTTAATTTGACTGTTGACCACTATTTACCCTTTGCAGATTCTTTTTTTAATCTAAGAGTCATAGGCTCTGCGGCAGTGATAGTGCTTGTCATTTTGTTTGGATTTTTTGCAAGAAGAAGAGCCCCAATTATTTTCTTTTCTTTATTGTGGATATTGTTAACACAGCTTCCAACATTGGTGTTTCCGGTACAGGATGTTTTGGCCGAGAGATGGCTATATCTGCCGGTGATGGGGTTTGCCTTACTTCTTTCCTCATCTGCCGGTTTCTGCAGCATCAATAAAAGGCAGAAAATCAAAAGAAGTTTTATTTTAATTATTGCAATGATTCTCTTTCTTTATAGTGCGCTTGCTAAAAAAGCTACATTGTCATGGGAAAATCCAATAAGTTTGTGGACCAATGCCCTCAAAAAATCGCCTATAAATCATCCCTCCGTTAAAGCGCTTTATGGTATTGGGAGTGTTTATCAAAAAAGTGGTTTTTATGCGAAAGCGATTGAGCAGTATCAGAGTGCTCTAAAATTTGAGCCTGGTTACATGAAAATTTATCTTAATCTGGCAGAAAGCTACATGATGACAGGAGAAAAGAAAAAGTCACTTGAAATACTCGATATGCTTCTTTCCCAGGATGGGAGTGATTCCTATGCCCTTTATCTAAAAGGACTTCTTTATCATATGGACGGAGATTATGAGAATGCTGAGAAAAATTACAAGGCAGCACTTAGGATTAATCCCGGTCTGTTAAGTGCAAAAAGTAATTTGGGGGCAGTTTATATTGGTCTTGGAAGACTGGATGAAGCAATGGACGAAACAAGAGCGGTTATAAAAACTGATCCTGATGATGTTGAAGCTCACAATAATCTTGGTACCATTTATCAGAAAAAAGGAGATACAGCTCAGGCTTTAAGGGAGTTTAATTTAGCCCTTAAGATAAATCCATCTTATGTGCCGGCATATATCAATCTTGGGTTAGTCTATATCAGTACCGGTGAGAAAGAAAAGGCTGCTGCTGAACTCAAAAAAGCAATAGCCATTGATCCCGGGAATAAAAATGCAATAGCGCTCATAAAACAGATTGAAAAGGAGAGATAA
- a CDS encoding MBL fold metallo-hydrolase, with amino-acid sequence MKISILASGSSGNCIYIENGESSILVDAGLSGKETEKRLCSIGRNIKDISAIIITHDHQDHVKGAGIISRRFRIPVMIDESAYNAARETIGDIEDIAFFEAGSTIALGGLKITTIPSPHDAASHVCLFIENGESCLGIFTDIGFVTEKIESIFSSLDAAVLEFNHDTDMLENGPYPPHLKKRIRGDLGHLSNLQATNLVLNKMSDRLHTLFLAHLSEHNNTPSIAQKTLKYEARSHCRFSKVNLVMTSRFIPTPLTDV; translated from the coding sequence GTGAAGATATCCATACTTGCAAGCGGAAGCAGCGGAAACTGTATTTATATAGAAAATGGGGAAAGCTCAATTCTCGTTGATGCAGGGTTAAGCGGCAAAGAAACCGAAAAAAGGTTGTGCTCAATAGGCAGAAATATTAAAGACATCTCTGCCATAATCATAACCCACGACCATCAGGATCATGTAAAAGGAGCGGGTATAATAAGCCGCAGATTTCGCATACCTGTGATGATTGACGAGTCGGCTTATAATGCAGCCAGAGAAACAATCGGCGATATAGAGGATATAGCCTTTTTCGAGGCAGGTTCTACCATAGCTCTAGGGGGACTTAAAATAACCACAATCCCATCGCCCCATGATGCCGCAAGCCACGTTTGCCTTTTCATAGAAAATGGAGAAAGCTGTCTTGGCATATTTACCGACATAGGGTTTGTCACTGAAAAAATAGAAAGCATTTTTTCTTCGCTTGATGCAGCCGTGCTTGAATTCAACCACGACACAGATATGCTCGAAAATGGTCCATACCCTCCGCATCTGAAAAAAAGGATCCGCGGTGATCTGGGTCATCTTTCAAATCTTCAGGCGACAAATCTTGTACTTAACAAAATGAGCGACCGCTTACACACTCTTTTTCTGGCACATCTGAGCGAACACAACAATACACCTTCAATTGCGCAAAAAACTCTCAAATATGAAGCCCGGAGCCACTGCCGTTTCAGCAAAGTAAACCTCGTGATGACATCGCGCTTTATCCCCACACCTTTGACAGATGTTTAG
- a CDS encoding WecB/TagA/CpsF family glycosyltransferase, with protein MDKINICGLDFSNITFKDAVSFASKLTKTGKKEVIFPANVESIMLARNDIYLQKIYNEASILLPDGMPVVWASHFLGTPLKEKISGPDFLPRYLESISAGEYSVFILGGEKGVAERTASNLSGTIKGLKIAGTMHGYFNKSGDENFFVIERINSSGASVLIVAMGTPLQEKWIYENIEHLTVRIAIGVGAAIDFLSGNKSRAPEWMCSSGLEWVFRLFQEPARLWKRYLVRDIQFPFLVLKNRYRKD; from the coding sequence ATGGATAAAATAAATATCTGCGGGCTTGATTTTTCAAACATTACATTCAAAGATGCAGTTTCTTTTGCATCAAAGCTCACGAAAACGGGAAAGAAAGAAGTCATATTCCCTGCAAATGTTGAATCAATAATGCTTGCCAGAAATGATATTTATCTGCAGAAAATATACAATGAAGCTTCAATCCTCCTCCCTGACGGTATGCCTGTAGTATGGGCTTCACATTTTCTTGGCACACCTTTGAAAGAAAAGATCTCAGGACCTGATTTCCTTCCACGCTACCTTGAAAGCATATCAGCCGGAGAGTACAGCGTGTTCATCCTGGGAGGAGAAAAAGGTGTTGCAGAGCGCACCGCATCAAACCTGTCCGGAACGATAAAGGGGCTCAAAATAGCGGGAACCATGCACGGTTATTTTAACAAATCAGGAGATGAAAATTTTTTTGTAATTGAAAGGATTAATTCCTCAGGCGCTTCGGTCCTGATAGTCGCAATGGGAACGCCGTTGCAGGAAAAATGGATTTATGAGAATATTGAACACCTGACTGTAAGGATTGCCATCGGTGTTGGAGCTGCCATAGATTTTCTTTCCGGAAATAAAAGCAGGGCTCCGGAATGGATGTGTAGCAGCGGACTTGAATGGGTTTTCAGGCTGTTCCAGGAACCGGCAAGATTATGGAAGAGATATCTTGTAAGAGATATTCAGTTTCCTTTTCTGGTTCTGAAAAATAGATATAGAAAGGATTGA
- a CDS encoding sugar transferase, which yields MLKEQNWVVTRAMQIAEIILVAGSFLAAYYVRNYLMSFSYGEILPINEYIWIIFIIIPIWAGLLKFHGVFGTFRLDSFISDAGRILISHFWGVMTLGFTVFLFQKKYFSRSLIIIFAIISFISILLAKIIVYFTLSRIKSLGFSVRNIIIVGTGEDAIETAELIEKHKKWGLNILGFATTEKSNTKQVKDWEILCSIEELPEIVHNTVVDEIIICLSKGRMIDIEKLLSFCEEEGIRSRIVLGFYPMVIAKPSFEYFHGKPLLTFNTTPEKNFELFLKRAIDLFFSVIGLVLLSPLICVVSLAVKTTSKGPVFFRQTRVGLAGRRFVMYKFRSMYIDAEDRLRELISLNERDGPAFKLSSDPRVTPLGKIIRATNLDELPQLFNVLCGDMSLVGPRPPLPSEVIQYERWQRRRLSMKPGMTCFWQISGEKNMPFQEWMKLDLKYIDNWSLITDIKIILKTIPKIFYGLIFKNMP from the coding sequence TTGTTAAAAGAACAAAACTGGGTAGTAACGCGGGCAATGCAGATAGCTGAGATTATACTTGTCGCCGGAAGTTTTCTTGCTGCCTATTATGTCAGGAATTATCTCATGTCTTTCTCATATGGGGAAATCCTTCCAATAAATGAATACATATGGATTATATTTATAATAATACCTATTTGGGCGGGATTGCTGAAATTCCATGGAGTCTTTGGCACTTTCAGGTTAGATTCTTTCATCTCTGATGCTGGGAGAATACTGATTTCTCATTTCTGGGGGGTAATGACCCTTGGTTTCACGGTATTTCTTTTCCAGAAAAAGTATTTCAGCCGCTCGCTTATCATCATATTTGCCATAATCTCTTTTATTTCTATACTGCTCGCAAAAATCATAGTCTATTTCACATTGTCACGCATAAAATCACTGGGGTTTTCCGTAAGAAACATAATTATAGTCGGAACCGGTGAAGACGCCATTGAGACTGCCGAACTTATTGAAAAACATAAAAAATGGGGTCTAAACATACTTGGTTTTGCAACAACTGAGAAAAGTAACACCAAGCAAGTTAAAGACTGGGAAATATTGTGTTCCATAGAAGAATTGCCTGAAATTGTCCACAACACGGTAGTTGATGAAATAATAATTTGCCTTTCCAAAGGAAGAATGATCGATATTGAAAAGCTTCTTTCATTTTGCGAAGAAGAAGGGATAAGAAGCCGGATTGTGCTTGGCTTCTATCCAATGGTTATAGCAAAGCCATCTTTTGAATATTTCCACGGTAAACCGCTGCTTACGTTTAATACCACTCCTGAAAAGAATTTCGAACTTTTTTTAAAGCGCGCTATTGACCTGTTTTTTTCCGTCATAGGATTAGTTTTGCTCTCACCGTTAATATGTGTTGTCTCGCTTGCCGTAAAAACTACAAGCAAGGGCCCTGTATTCTTTAGACAGACCCGCGTGGGACTTGCCGGCCGCAGGTTCGTAATGTACAAGTTCCGTTCTATGTATATCGATGCTGAGGACAGGCTTCGCGAACTTATTTCGTTAAATGAAAGAGACGGACCCGCATTCAAATTGAGCAGTGATCCTCGCGTCACACCTCTTGGAAAAATAATAAGGGCTACAAATTTAGACGAATTACCGCAGCTTTTCAATGTCCTTTGCGGAGACATGAGCCTTGTTGGACCAAGGCCGCCTCTCCCTTCAGAGGTAATCCAATATGAAAGATGGCAAAGACGCAGGCTTTCAATGAAGCCCGGGATGACATGTTTCTGGCAGATTTCAGGTGAAAAAAACATGCCTTTTCAGGAATGGATGAAACTTGATTTAAAATATATAGACAACTGGTCGCTTATAACGGATATAAAAATTATTCTAAAAACTATACCCAAAATTTTTTATGGACTTATATTTAAAAACATGCCTTAA